Proteins encoded within one genomic window of Brassica rapa cultivar Chiifu-401-42 chromosome A09, CAAS_Brap_v3.01, whole genome shotgun sequence:
- the LOC103841516 gene encoding PRA1 family protein B1, protein MASPPTIPVTNQQAAQSQPPINTPAFRTFFSRLSTSIRDGLSQRRPWAELVDRSSMARPESLTDALSRIRKNLAYFKVNYAAIVSLVLAFSLFSHPLSLLVLVGLLAGWMFLYVFRPADQPLVVFGRTFSDRETLLGLALCTIVVVFMTSVGSLLTSALMIGVAIVCLHGAFVVPDDLFMDDQEPANAGLLSFLGGSATSGRV, encoded by the coding sequence ATGGCAAGTCCTCCGACGATCCCCGTCACCAATCAGCAAGCCGCTCAATCTCAGCCTCCAATCAACACACCCGCCTTCCGCACCTTCTTCTCACGCCTCTCCACCTCGATCCGCGACGGCTTATCCCAGCGCCGCCCGTGGGCGGAGCTCGTGGATCGAAGCTCCATGGCGCGGCCCGAGTCCCTCACCGACGCTTTATCCCGGATCAGGAAGAATCTCGCCTACTTCAAGGTGAACTACGCCGCCATCGTCTCCCTCGTCCTCGCCTTTTCGCTCTTCTCGCATCCTCTCTCCCTCCTCGTCCTCGTCGGCCTCCTCGCCGGGTGGATGTTCCTCTACGTTTTCCGCCCGGCGGATCAGCCGCTCGTCGTGTTTGGACGGACTTTCTCTGATCGAGAGACGCTCCTTGGCCTTGCGCTGTGTACGATCGTTGTGGTGTTTATGACGAGCGTTGGATCGCTTTTGACGTCGGCGTTGATGATTGGGGTTGCGATTGTTTGTTTGCACGGTGCGTTTGTGGTTCCGGATGATTTGTTTATGGATGATCAGGAGCCTGCTAACGCTGGGTTGCTCTCGTTCCTTGGTGGTTCTGCTACCTCCGGGAGAGTTTGA
- the LOC103841517 gene encoding tRNA (guanine(37)-N1)-methyltransferase 1, with the protein MLDESKFDVNLKLWALRIPRELCKSATRILNGYMLNMPRIKPITEESGYEKTRLVILSESVKSADLSEIPDEKLNQLKKLSEVEVVPHSVTLGYSYWSADQILKKILPDGVDIPSSFETIGHIAHLNLHDELLPFKDVIAKVIYDKNYPRIKTIVNKVGTISNEFRVPKFEVLAGESGMETEVKQYGARFKLDYSLVYWNSRLEHEHMRLTSLFKPGETVCDMFAGIGPFAIPAAQKGCFVYANDLNPDSVRYLKINAQFNKVDELVCVHNMDARKFISQLMKVSDGGDNKTKEGVASEEEETKAGINREEPVGANKKPSGVSETENGVGKDCKTVEGNAKKRLKQTVLPIAKPWEHIDHVIMNLPASALQFLDAFSKVIQRKYWKGPLPLIHCYCFIRASETTESIIAEAESALKFHIEDPVFHKVRDVAPNKAMFCLSFRLPEACLMEED; encoded by the exons ATGTTGGATGAAAGCAAGTTCGATGTCAATCTCAAGCTGTGGGCTCTTCGGATTCCCCGTGAACTCTGTAAAAGTGCAACTCGGATACTCAACGG ATACATGCTCAACATGCCTCGGATTAAACCCATCACTGAAGAATCTGGTTATGAAAAGACTCGTTTGGTGATACTGTCGGAAAGTGTTAAAAGTGCTG ACTTGTCTGAGATACCAGATGAAAAACTAAACCAGCTTAAGAAACTAAGTGAAGTTGAAGTAGTTCCTCATTCTGTTACTCTTGGCTATTCCTATTGGAGTGCAG ATCAAATATTGAAGAAGATACTGCCAGATGGAGTGGACATACCTTCATCTTTTGAAACCATAG GTCATATAGCCCACTTAAATCTACACGACGAGCTCCTCCCATTCAAAGACGTGATAGCAAAGGTTATCTATGAT AAAAACTATCCAAGGATCAAGACAATTGTCAACAAGGTCGGGACCATCTCCAACGAGTTCCGAGTGCCGAAGTTTGAAGTGTTAGCCGGAGAAAGTGGGATGGAAACAGAAGTAAAGCAGTACGGGGCGAGATTCAAGCTGGACTACAGCCTTGTTTATTGGAACTCGAGACTGGAGCATGAGCACATGCGTCTTACGTCTCTGTTTAAACCTGGAGAGACTGTGTGTGATATGTTTGCTGGGATAGGACCTTTTGCTATTCCAGCTGCACAGAAGGGCTGCTTTGTTTATGCAAATGATTTGAATCCGGATAGTGTTCGGTACTTGAAGATCAATGCGCAGTTCAATAAGGTTGATGAGTTGGTCTGCGTGCACAATATGGATGCTAGAAAATTCATTTCTCAGTTGATGAAGGTCTCTGATGGTGGTGATAACAAAACAAAGGAAGGAGTAGCTAGTGAAGAAG AAGAGACGAAGGCTGGAATTAACAGAGAGGAGCCTGTTGGTGCTAATAAGAAGCCATCTGGTGTTTCAGAGACAG AGAATGGGGTAGGGAAAGACTGCAAGACTGTAGAAGGAAACGCAAAGAAGAGGTTGAAACAAACTGTGCTTCCAATCGCAAAGCCATGGGAACATATAGACCATGTTATTATGAACCTTCCAGCTTCTGCCTTGCAGTTTCTCG ATGCTTTCAGTAAAGTCATTCAAAGGAAGTATTGGAAAGGACCTCTTCCTTTAATCCATTGCTACTGTTTCATTCGTGCAAGCGAAACCACAGAGTCTATCATTGCA GAAGCTGAAAGTGCTTTGAAGTTCCATATAGAAGACCCTGTCTTCCACAAGGTCAGAGATGTTGCTCCAAACAAG GCGATGTTTTGCCTAAGCTTTAGACTGCCTGAAGCATGCTTGATGGAAGAAGACTGA
- the LOC103841518 gene encoding biotin carboxyl carrier protein of acetyl-CoA carboxylase isoform X1 yields MESSAALGSLRQSLGSAVNVHSLSGNWSPSGNSCVPRWSLFNRNMLVLRADSSKSSTTTTKTDESSDASNGTKTKTVRRTTFPKEVEALVHEMCDETEVAVLKLKVGDFEMNLKRKIGLAETPIPVPDISPSVAPPIPSEPMNKSVSASADASPSKAKPASEKVSPFINAAYRKSSKLAALEAAGSNNYVLVTSPSVGKFQRSRTVKGKKQGPTCKEGDAIKEGQVIGYLHQLGKELPVTSDVAGEVLKLLSDDGDSVGYGEPLVAVLPSFHDINIQ; encoded by the exons ATGGAGTCTTCTGCAGCTCTCGGATCTCTCCGTC AGAGTTTAGGATCCGCCGTAAATGTTCACTCCCTTTCTGGTAACTGGTCTCCCTCTGGTAATTCTTGTGTCCCACGGTGGAGTTTGTTCAACAGGAACATGCTTGTGTTGCGTGCAGACTCCTCTAAatcttcaacaacaacaaccaaaaCTGATG AATCATCTGATGCCTCAAACGGGACTAAAACTAAAACTGTTCGAAGAACAACTTTCCCTAAAGAAGTTGAG GCACTGGTTCACGAGATGTGTGATGAGACTGAGGTTGCTGTGCTCAAACTCAAG GTTGGAGATTTTGAGATGAACCTTAAGCGGAAGATTGGACTGGCCGAAACTCCCATTCCCGTGCCTGATATTTCTCCATCTGTAGCTCCCCCGATTCCTTCTGAGCCCATGAACAAATCAGTGTCTGCTTCTGCTGATGCTAGCCCATCCAAAGCAAAACCTGCCTCTGAGAAAGTGTCTCCGTTCATAAATGCTGCATACCGAAAATCATCAAAGCTGGCTGCTTTGGAGGCAGCTGGATCTAACAACTATGTTCTAGTCACATCTCCGTCA GTGGGTAAGTTTCAGAGAAGTAGGACTGTAAAAGGAAAGAAACAAGGTCCTACCTGTAAAGAG GGTGATGCAATAAAGGAAGGTCAAGTGATTGGATACTTACATCAGTTGGGAAAAGAACTTCCAGTAACG TCAGATGTAGCTGGGGAAGTTCTCAAGCTTCTTTCAGATGATGGAG ACTCTGTAGGTTATGGGGAGCCTCTGGTTGCCGTCTTGCCATCGTTCCATGATATCAACATCCAGTGA
- the LOC103841518 gene encoding biotin carboxyl carrier protein of acetyl-CoA carboxylase isoform X2 — protein MLCYRHWFTRCVMRLRLLCSNSRQDSSHYCIPVGDFEMNLKRKIGLAETPIPVPDISPSVAPPIPSEPMNKSVSASADASPSKAKPASEKVSPFINAAYRKSSKLAALEAAGSNNYVLVTSPSVGKFQRSRTVKGKKQGPTCKEGDAIKEGQVIGYLHQLGKELPVTSDVAGEVLKLLSDDGDSVGYGEPLVAVLPSFHDINIQ, from the exons ATGTTATGTTACAGGCACTGGTTCACGAGATGTGTGATGAGACTGAGGTTGCTGTGCTCAAACTCAAGGCAAGACTCCTCTCACTACTGCATTCCC GTTGGAGATTTTGAGATGAACCTTAAGCGGAAGATTGGACTGGCCGAAACTCCCATTCCCGTGCCTGATATTTCTCCATCTGTAGCTCCCCCGATTCCTTCTGAGCCCATGAACAAATCAGTGTCTGCTTCTGCTGATGCTAGCCCATCCAAAGCAAAACCTGCCTCTGAGAAAGTGTCTCCGTTCATAAATGCTGCATACCGAAAATCATCAAAGCTGGCTGCTTTGGAGGCAGCTGGATCTAACAACTATGTTCTAGTCACATCTCCGTCA GTGGGTAAGTTTCAGAGAAGTAGGACTGTAAAAGGAAAGAAACAAGGTCCTACCTGTAAAGAG GGTGATGCAATAAAGGAAGGTCAAGTGATTGGATACTTACATCAGTTGGGAAAAGAACTTCCAGTAACG TCAGATGTAGCTGGGGAAGTTCTCAAGCTTCTTTCAGATGATGGAG ACTCTGTAGGTTATGGGGAGCCTCTGGTTGCCGTCTTGCCATCGTTCCATGATATCAACATCCAGTGA
- the LOC103841519 gene encoding leucine-rich repeat receptor-like protein kinase TDR, with product MESNCKLYAYFHLFLLFFTSLAQAADPQTDSLLTLKSLLTDNSNTLQDWSLNSNTKPVPSCSWSGILCNQNSTSVISINLSSKSLSGTFPATLLTAFTDLLELNISDNSFSGSLPQEIFNLTTLRSLDISLNNFSGPFPNGASSLKSLTILNALSNSFTGSLPTDLPLLESLKVLNLAGSYFTGSIPAQYGSFKSLEFLHLGGNLLSGHIPKELGGLKSMTHMEIGYNSYQGVIPWQIGFMSELKYLDIAGANLSGFLPKHFSNLTKLESLFLFRNHLSGSIPWELGSITSLVNLDLSDNHLSGTIPESFAELKNLKLLSLMYNEMSGTLPEGIAQLPSLDTLFIWNNYFSGSLPKSLGMNSNLRWVDVSTNSFQGEIPQGICSRGFLYKLMLFSNNFTGTLSPSLTNCSALVRIRLEDNAFSGVIPFSFSQLPDISYIDLSRNKLTGGVPQDISKARKLEYFNISHNPELGGKLLPEIWSLPRLRNFSASSCGISGTLPEFESSCKSITVIELSNNNISGTIAPSVFSCRSLYKMDLAGNIIAGGVPEELAKLPHLKVLDLSDNNLAGSIPSDKVFRSMGKEAYEGNANLCGLPLKPCAAYSSRKLVSVLVACLVSFVIIVAGTLGLYYVRYRSSGRWKMVSFSGLPHFTADDVLRSFGSPEEPPQVSSSMCKAVLPTGITVTVRKIELQGKKRGVVLKVLTQMGNARHVNLVRLLGFCYNNHLVYVLYDNNNLHTRTLAEKMRTKKRDWVTKKRIISGVAKGLCFLHHECYPPIPHGDLKSSNVLFNDDNNMEPCLGEFGFKYMLHLNKGLVSSDQMNDVIRAEQQKDVYSFGELVLEILSNGKLRDAGRLVHNKPKDVLLREVYAENENVVEQEVKRVVEVALLCISSNHSDRPSMEDALRFLSESHSSRIK from the exons ATGGAGTCTAACTGTAAACTCTATGCTTACTTCcatctcttcctcctcttcttcactTCACTTGCACAAGCAGCTGACCCTCAAACAGACTCCCTCCTCACCTTAAAATCACTACTCACCGACAACTCCAACACCTTACAAGACTGGTCCCTCAACTCCAACACCAAACCAGTCCCCTCCTGCTCCTGGTCCGGCATCCTCTGCAACCAAAACTCAACCTCAGTCATCTCCATCAACCTCTCCTCCAAAAGCCTCTCCGGAACCTTCCCAGCCACTCTACTCACCGCCTTCACCGACCTCCTCGAGCTCAACATCAGCGACAACTCCTTCTCAGGCTCGCTCCCACAAGAGATCTTCAACCTCACAACCCTCAGAAGCCTCGACATAAGCCTAAACAACTTCTCAGGCCCTTTCCCAAACGGTGCCTCCTCCCTCAAAAGCCTCACCATCCTAAACGCCTTGAGCAACAGCTTCACAGGCTCCTTACCAACCGATCTCCCTCTCCTGGAGAGTCTCAAGGTGCTGAACCTCGCTGGAAGCTACTTCACAGGTTCGATCCCTGCTCAATACGGTTCTTTCAAGAGCCTAGAGTTTCTTCATTTAGGTGGGAACTTACTCAGTGGTCACATACCTAAAGAGCTTGGGGGTTTGAAGAGTATGACTCACATGGAGATTGGTTACAACTCTTACCAAGGAGTGATCCCTTGGCAGATAGGCTTCATGAGTGAGCTCAAGTACTTAGACATAGCTGGAGCCAACCTCTCTGGCTTCTTACCAAAGCATTTCAGCAACTTAACCAAGCTTGAGTCATTGTTCCTCTTCAGGAACCATCTCTCTGGTTCCATCCCTTGGGAGCTTGGAAGCATCACTTCTCTTGTTAACTTAGACCTTTCAGACAATCATCTCTCTGGGACCATACCTGAGAGCTTTGCGGAGTTAAAGAATCTTAAGCTGTTGAGTCTTATGTACAATGAGATGAGTGGGACTCTCCCTGAAGGAATAGCTCAGCTTCCTTCTTTGGATACTCTCTTCATATGGAACAATTACTTCTCTGGTTCACTTCCAAAGAGTTTAGGGATGAACTCTAACCTTAGATGGGTTGATGTCTCCACCAACAGTTTCCAAGGAGAGATCCCACAAGGCATTTGCTCAAGAGGCTTTCTTTACAAGCTCATGCTCTTCTCCAATAACTTCACTGGGACTCTGTCGCCATCACTCACTAATTGTTCAGCTCTTGTTCGTATCCGGCTCGAAGATAATGCCTTCTCTGGTGTGATACCTTTTAGCTTTAGCCAGCTTCCTGATATCTCTTACATAGACCTCTCTAGAAACAAACTCACTGGAGGGGTTCCTCAAGATATCTCCAAAGCTAGAAAGCTTGAGTACTTCAATATCTCACATAACCCTGAGTTGGGAGGCAAACTATTACCGGAGATTTGGTCTTTGCCGCGTCTTCGCAACTTCTCTGCCTCCTCTTGCGGTATCTCCGGCACTCTCCCTGAGTTTGAGTCATCATGCAAGTCCATCACTGTTATTGAGCTGAGTAACAACAACATATCAGGGACTATAGCACCGTCTGTCTTCTCTTGCCGGTCTCTTTACAAGATGGATTTAGCTGGAAACATCATTGCAGGTGGTGTTCCTGAGGAACTAGCAAAGCTTCCACATCTGAAAGTCTTGGATTTATCAGACAACAACTTGGCTGGTTCCATCCCTTCTGACAAAGTGTTTAGATCAATGGGGAAAGAAGCATATGAAGGGAATGCAAACTTGTGTGGACTTCCTTTGAAGCCATGTGCTGCTTACAGTTCAAGAAAGCTTGTGTCTGTTCTGGTGGCTTGTCTAGTTTCCTTTGTAATAATAGTAGCTGGAACTTTGGGGTTGTACTATGTTCGTTATAGAAGTTCAGGGAGGTGGAAGATGGTGTCTTTCTCTGGTCTCCCTCATTTCACAGCAGATGATGTTTTGAGAAGCTTTGGTTCACCTGAAGAGCCTCCACAAGTATCATCCTCTATGTGCAAAGCAGTTCTACCAACAGGAATCACAGTCACAGTGAGGAAAATAGAGCTTCAAGGCAAGAAGAGAGGTGTTGTGTTGAAGGTTTTAACGCAGATGGGGAATGCAAGACATGTGAACCTTGTTAGGTTGCTTGGGTTTTGTTACAACAACCATCTTGTGTATGTGTTGTATGATAATAATAATCTGCATACCAGGACTCTGGCTGAGAAGATGAGGACAAAGAAGAGAGATTGGGTTACTAAGAAGAGGATCATCAGTGGAGTTGCAAAGGGACTTTGCTTCCTTCACCATGAATGTTACCCTCCAATTCCACATGGTGATTTGAAGTCGAGTAACGTTTTGTTCAATGATGATAATAACATGGAGCCTTGCTTGGGTGAGTTTGGGTTCAAGTACATGTTACACTTGAACAAAGGCTTGGTCTCTTCAG ATCAGATGAACGATGTGATACGAGCAGAGCAGCAAAAGGACGTTTACAGCTTTGGAGAGCTTGTTTTGGAGATCTTATCAAATGGTAAGCTGAGGGATGCAGGTAGATTGGTACATAACAAGCCTAAGGATGTTCTTCTACGAGAAGTATACGCCGAAAACGAAAATGTTGTTGAACAAGAAGTTAAAAGAGTCGTTGAGGTCGCACTTCTATGCATATCAAGTAACCACTCTGACCGTCCCTCCATGGAAGATGCAC